From one Cynocephalus volans isolate mCynVol1 chromosome X, mCynVol1.pri, whole genome shotgun sequence genomic stretch:
- the MPC1L gene encoding mitochondrial pyruvate carrier 1-like protein, with protein MASVVALWRRTRDYVKTKEFREYLTSTHFWGPVANWGLPVAAFKDMKASPDIISGRMTTALIFYSMAFMRFAYRVQPRNLLLMACHGTNMVAQSIQAGRYLRHHYGGGTEAATPAEACDPLVTLSKQEDASPPAHCTGDLLNGR; from the coding sequence ATGGCCAGCGTGGTAGCACTGTGGCGAAGGACGAGAGACTATGTGAAGACCAAGGAGTTCCGGGAATACCTGACCAGCACGCACTTCTGGGGTCCTGTTGCCAACTGGGGTCTTCCGGTGGCCGCCTTTAAGGACATGAAAGCATCACCGGACATCATCAGTGGTCGCATGACGACAGCACTCATCTTCTACTCGATGGCCTTCATGCGCTTTGCCTACCGCGTCCAGCCTCGAAACTTGCTGCTGATGGCGTGCCACGGCACCAACATGGTGGCGCAGAGTATACAGGCGGGCCGCTACCTACGCCATCACTATGGCGGCGGCACTGAGGCGGCCACCCCTGCCGAAGCCTGCGACCCTCTGGTTACCCTCTCCAAGCAGGAGGACGCCAGCCCCCCCGCTCACTGCACCGGGGATCTTTTGAATGGCCGATAG